GAAAGGTTGTTCGCGTGGCACGCTTCACTGTTTCCGACAGGCTACAGCGGCATGAGAAAGATCAAGGTCGGCGCTTGGCGCGATGATACCGAAGGGCCGATGGAGGTCGTCTCCGGCCCGATCGGCCACCAGCGCGTCCATTTCGAGGGGCCGCCTGCCGATCGGATCGAACGGGAAATGACGGCCTTCATTGACTGGTTCAACGGGGACGACGGTACGGATCTCGTGTTGCGCGCGTGCATCGCCCACCTCTGGTTCGTGACCATTCATCCCTTCGAAGACGGCAACGGGCGCATCGCCCGGGCGATCGCCGACATGATGCTGGCCCGATCGGAGCAAAGTCCGCAGAGGTTCTACAGCATGTCGGCTCAACTGCGGCAGGAACGGGACGCCTACTATTGCGGGTTGGAGGAGACGCAGAAGGGTACGCTGGATATTACGGAGCGTCTGGAATGGTTCCTGGGATGTCTCGACCGTGCGTTTGACGAAGCGGAGAAGACGCTTGCGTCGGTGTTCCGGAAGGCCCGTTTCTGGGGATCTCACGCCGGTGCGTCGTTCAACGACCGGCAGTGTTTGATGCTCAACAGGCTGCTGGACGGGATCGAAGGCAAACTGACGTCGTCAAAATGGGCCAAGATGGCGAAGTGCTCGCAAGATACGGCTTTGCGCGACATCTTGGACCTTGTGGATCGCGGCATCCTGGCGAAGGACCCGGCCGGTGGCCGCAGTACCAGCTATTCTCTGCCGGAGACAGCGTAAAGTGGAGTAGTCTGTAAATCGGCATTGAAGTTTGACCCGCATCCAGCCGGAGGTCAGATCGGCCTCTTCCCCGTCCTTTTATACCTGAAATAGTCCGCCAGGATCTTCGCGTGGTCGAAGGCGAGGGGGGAGGGGAGGTCGCCCTCGCCGAACAGCCGCGCCTCGGCGGCGTCGTCGCCCCCTTGTGGGGCGCCTTCCGCCCGCCCGACGTAGACCGTCGAGATCGTGTGGTGGCGCGGGTCGCGGGCCGGGTCGGAGTAGACGCCCAGCAGCGCGGTGAGGGTCACGCGCAGGCCCGTCTCCTCGAGCGCTTCCCGGACGGCCGCGGTTTCGACGGTTTCACCGACCTCGACGAACCCGCCGGGGATCGCCCACCCCGGGGGAGGATACTTCCGCCGGACCAGGACGACGCGGTCGTCCACCTCGATGACGACGTCGGCGGTGGGAAGGGGATTGCGATCTGCCAAGGGGGGTTCCTCCAGCCTCCCGGACCCATCCCGGGCGACGATTTGTGTTATAAATTTTACTATGGATTTCGGTCATCCCGCGGCGATCTTCGTCTCTTCCTTCATCATCGGCCTCTCCGGGGCGAT
This genomic stretch from Deltaproteobacteria bacterium harbors:
- a CDS encoding Fic family protein, coding for MSNYIYDFPDWPRFRWNQEALSERLAAVRHKQDRLIVRMQDLGFPLRKEAELRTLTLEVLKSSEIEGEVLDKEQVRSSVARRLGVDIGALTPEDRKVEGVVEMVLDATREYAKTLTRERLFAWHASLFPTGYSGMRKIKVGAWRDDTEGPMEVVSGPIGHQRVHFEGPPADRIEREMTAFIDWFNGDDGTDLVLRACIAHLWFVTIHPFEDGNGRIARAIADMMLARSEQSPQRFYSMSAQLRQERDAYYCGLEETQKGTLDITERLEWFLGCLDRAFDEAEKTLASVFRKARFWGSHAGASFNDRQCLMLNRLLDGIEGKLTSSKWAKMAKCSQDTALRDILDLVDRGILAKDPAGGRSTSYSLPETA
- a CDS encoding NUDIX hydrolase, with translation MADRNPLPTADVVIEVDDRVVLVRRKYPPPGWAIPGGFVEVGETVETAAVREALEETGLRVTLTALLGVYSDPARDPRHHTISTVYVGRAEGAPQGGDDAAEARLFGEGDLPSPLAFDHAKILADYFRYKRTGKRPI